The following are from one region of the Paenibacillus sabinae T27 genome:
- a CDS encoding ABC transporter substrate-binding protein, producing the protein MKKTLALFLVLLMAVALTACGGSNDSGSPSAGSPEAGSKDGKVSIIITNGKGEIASQWQQAAKDFMAANPNIEVEAVSGAVGETVNLLDKLTASGKTVTLAMMAPDAIVNKYKDFGIDLSGEKWNADTVYGVKDANGKVAGFPFSIEGFGLVYNKSVVEKAVGGAFDPYSINTLDKLKALLDKIQASGVKYPVAYQTENWSVANHYSTQFLNQAEDPATIVEQLKAGTFDLASNPVWNGYYDTLDLLTSPQYNKYGERPLGKYYDDAHISVGKGESAILFNGNWAFDSLKAVSGESFGFIPVPVDNNPDNPLNNKIAAGPTNILVINKAATPAQQEAAKKFLNWIVYDQKGQDFLVNQAQVVSAFKNNPNKVTNPLGSAIADAIQSSKTLPFSSNYVKVEDWGSILAPDVQKYIAKKESRTDLAKAIETYYKNQK; encoded by the coding sequence TTGAAAAAGACATTGGCTTTATTCCTCGTTCTTCTTATGGCTGTAGCCTTGACGGCTTGCGGCGGCTCCAATGATTCGGGTTCACCTAGTGCGGGCAGTCCGGAAGCGGGCTCCAAAGACGGGAAAGTCAGCATCATCATCACGAACGGAAAAGGCGAGATCGCATCTCAGTGGCAGCAGGCGGCCAAAGATTTTATGGCGGCAAATCCGAACATAGAGGTGGAAGCGGTTTCGGGAGCAGTGGGCGAGACGGTCAATTTGCTCGATAAACTGACGGCTTCCGGCAAAACCGTAACCTTGGCGATGATGGCCCCTGATGCGATCGTGAACAAATACAAGGATTTCGGCATCGATCTTTCCGGTGAGAAATGGAATGCAGACACGGTGTACGGCGTGAAAGACGCGAACGGCAAAGTCGCAGGCTTCCCGTTCTCGATTGAAGGCTTTGGGCTGGTCTACAACAAAAGCGTTGTGGAAAAAGCCGTTGGGGGCGCATTTGATCCTTATTCCATCAACACTCTCGATAAATTGAAAGCGCTTCTGGACAAAATCCAGGCTTCCGGCGTCAAATATCCGGTCGCTTACCAGACGGAGAACTGGTCGGTGGCGAACCATTACAGTACGCAGTTTCTCAATCAGGCTGAAGATCCGGCTACGATTGTGGAACAATTGAAGGCCGGCACCTTCGACCTGGCGAGCAACCCGGTGTGGAATGGTTACTACGATACGCTGGATTTGCTGACTTCCCCGCAGTACAACAAATACGGCGAACGTCCGCTCGGCAAATATTACGACGATGCGCATATTAGCGTAGGCAAAGGCGAGTCGGCGATCTTGTTTAACGGGAACTGGGCCTTCGATTCCTTGAAGGCGGTTTCAGGTGAGTCCTTCGGCTTTATTCCGGTACCGGTTGACAACAATCCGGACAATCCGCTGAACAATAAAATCGCTGCCGGGCCGACCAATATTCTGGTCATCAACAAAGCGGCTACGCCCGCCCAGCAGGAAGCGGCGAAGAAGTTCCTGAACTGGATCGTGTACGACCAGAAAGGGCAGGATTTCCTGGTTAATCAAGCCCAGGTGGTCTCCGCATTCAAAAACAATCCGAATAAAGTGACGAACCCGCTCGGAAGCGCAATCGCGGATGCGATTCAATCAAGCAAGACGCTGCCTTTCAGCTCCAACTATGTAAAGGTTGAGGATTGGGGCAGCATCCTGGCGCCGGATGTCCAGAAATACATTGCGAAGAAAGAATCCCGCACCGATCTGGCCAAAGCCATCGAAACCTATTACAAAAACCAGAAATAA
- a CDS encoding carbohydrate ABC transporter permease, whose protein sequence is MITEKSRLKSLGHQLFFTGPTILFFALAVLIPFAYGLYLTLTDMTSPINPIKFSGFGNYKTAFMDTAFWDSLWLTVEFVVATVLIINILGFILAFLVTSGVKMQNFFRTALFTPNLIGGLILGYIWQFIFVQTLPSIGDKLGIEWLRLGWLGDEHLAFWAIVIVTIWQSAGYMMIIFVAGLINVPKDVMEASTIDGANAWQRLRNVTLPLMVPSFVVTVFLTLKNAFMVYDVNYSLTEGGPYGSTTMVSMHVVQKAFVENIYGVGQAEAIVLFVIVAVITGLQVYFSKKMEVAA, encoded by the coding sequence ATGATAACGGAAAAAAGCCGGCTGAAGTCGCTGGGCCACCAGCTGTTTTTTACCGGTCCCACGATCCTGTTCTTTGCTCTGGCTGTACTGATTCCTTTCGCCTATGGGCTGTACCTGACGCTGACGGACATGACCTCTCCCATTAATCCGATCAAGTTCTCGGGCTTCGGCAACTATAAAACGGCATTTATGGATACCGCGTTCTGGGACTCCTTGTGGCTAACGGTCGAATTTGTTGTCGCAACGGTCCTGATCATTAATATCCTTGGCTTTATTCTGGCTTTTCTGGTGACCTCCGGCGTTAAGATGCAAAATTTCTTCCGGACGGCACTGTTCACGCCCAATCTGATCGGCGGATTGATCCTCGGCTATATTTGGCAGTTTATTTTCGTCCAGACGCTTCCGTCTATTGGCGACAAGCTTGGAATCGAGTGGCTGCGGCTGGGCTGGCTGGGTGACGAGCATCTGGCTTTCTGGGCCATCGTTATCGTGACGATCTGGCAATCGGCCGGTTATATGATGATTATTTTCGTCGCCGGATTGATCAATGTGCCGAAAGACGTCATGGAAGCGTCCACGATCGACGGGGCAAACGCCTGGCAGCGCTTGAGAAACGTTACTTTGCCGCTGATGGTTCCGTCCTTTGTCGTTACGGTTTTTTTAACCTTGAAAAATGCCTTTATGGTTTATGATGTGAACTACTCCCTGACCGAGGGCGGGCCATACGGCAGTACGACGATGGTATCGATGCATGTCGTTCAAAAGGCTTTTGTCGAAAATATTTACGGTGTCGGTCAAGCCGAGGCGATTGTGCTGTTCGTCATTGTTGCGGTTATTACGGGACTGCAAGTCTATTTCAGCAAGAAAATGGAGGTTGCCGCCTGA
- a CDS encoding carbohydrate ABC transporter permease, with product MEARKKAVSFLTYLLLAVSFVLFVFPFFLMLVNSFKSNGEILESPFSLPTSLNFGHFAEVVDKMNFFVSFRNTVIVTFLSVLFIGIFAAMTAYYMVRRPTKFNNGLFALMVASMIIPFQSIMIPLIYIYGAKLHWIDAAPIPLLIILYIGFGSALSVFMYHGFVKSIPYELEEASLLDGCTRAQTFFKIVLPMLVPTSVTIAILNVLWIWNDYLLPSLVLTKEQDFTMPIKMKVFNGTYMNNWELLIPALLLTILPILVAYLFGQRYIIRGVSQGAIK from the coding sequence ATGGAAGCCCGAAAGAAAGCCGTGTCGTTCCTGACTTATCTGCTGCTGGCCGTATCTTTCGTTCTCTTTGTCTTTCCGTTCTTTCTTATGCTGGTCAACTCCTTCAAGAGCAACGGAGAAATCCTTGAAAGTCCGTTTTCCCTGCCGACCAGCCTGAATTTCGGGCATTTTGCCGAAGTTGTCGATAAGATGAATTTCTTTGTCTCGTTCCGGAATACGGTTATCGTTACATTCTTAAGCGTTCTGTTCATTGGCATATTCGCGGCCATGACCGCCTATTACATGGTTAGACGTCCGACCAAATTCAATAACGGGCTGTTTGCCCTGATGGTCGCTTCGATGATTATTCCTTTTCAATCCATCATGATTCCATTGATTTATATTTACGGGGCCAAGCTTCACTGGATCGACGCCGCGCCGATTCCGCTGCTCATTATTCTTTATATCGGCTTCGGGAGCGCCCTTTCCGTCTTCATGTACCACGGGTTCGTCAAATCGATCCCTTATGAGCTGGAAGAAGCTTCATTGCTGGACGGATGCACTCGGGCGCAGACATTTTTCAAAATAGTGCTGCCGATGCTCGTTCCCACCTCCGTGACAATCGCTATCCTTAATGTACTCTGGATCTGGAACGACTACCTGCTGCCGTCTCTGGTGCTTACGAAAGAACAGGACTTCACCATGCCGATCAAAATGAAGGTCTTCAACGGCACGTACATGAACAACTGGGAGCTGCTGATTCCCGCCCTGCTGCTGACCATTCTGCCGATTCTCGTCGCCTATCTGTTCGGACAGCGCTATATTATCCGGGGCGTGAGCCAGGGAGCGATCAAATAA
- a CDS encoding glycoside hydrolase family 13 protein — translation MENRDRNWWKESVVYQIYPRSFQDSNGDGVGDLRGIISRLGYLSDLDIDVIWICPVYDSPNDDNGYDIRDFYKMQAEYGTMEDMLELITKAEALGIRIIMDLVANHTSDEHAWFVESRSSKDNPKRDWYIWRPGSGGEEPTNWESNFGGSAWEYDEQTQEYYLHCFSRKQPDLNWENPEVRRNIFSMMEWWIDKGIAGFRIDAITFIKKDQRFPNLKTEDKRRYAPLAEACLNQPGILDFLREMKQEVLEPRNVMTVAEAPGVPIEQIHDYVDEQSGVFNMIFQFDHVDLDVKPAAKGIYHPWKLTEFKHALSKWQTETEGKGWMALFMENHDHVRSVSKFGSDGRYREESAKMLAAYYFLMRGTPFIYQGQEIGMTNYSFDSIEEYRDIESINFHAYEKALGRPETDILNHLAKRSRDQGRMPMQWSSGPQAGFTSGEPWLSLNPNYTSINVDQSLRDEQSILHFYRKLIRLRRENKALIYGGYREIYKDSEEIGGYVRSLGNEEWTVLCNFSDKSLAFAEPAIGRVILSNLKEHQECVLKPYEALICKAERG, via the coding sequence ATGGAAAACAGAGACCGCAACTGGTGGAAGGAAAGTGTCGTTTATCAAATTTATCCCCGGAGCTTTCAGGATTCTAACGGGGACGGAGTAGGCGATCTTCGCGGCATCATCAGCCGGCTCGGCTACTTGAGCGATTTGGATATTGACGTCATTTGGATCTGCCCGGTTTATGACTCGCCCAACGACGATAACGGGTACGACATCCGGGATTTTTATAAAATGCAGGCTGAATATGGAACGATGGAGGATATGCTGGAACTGATCACCAAGGCGGAAGCCCTCGGCATCCGTATCATCATGGATCTGGTGGCGAACCATACCTCGGATGAACATGCGTGGTTCGTGGAATCGCGCAGCTCCAAGGATAATCCGAAACGCGACTGGTATATATGGAGACCGGGCTCGGGAGGGGAGGAGCCGACCAATTGGGAATCCAATTTCGGAGGTTCCGCCTGGGAGTATGACGAGCAGACGCAGGAATATTATCTACACTGTTTCTCCAGAAAGCAGCCGGATCTGAACTGGGAGAATCCCGAGGTTCGCCGGAATATTTTCTCCATGATGGAATGGTGGATCGACAAGGGAATTGCCGGATTCCGCATAGATGCGATTACGTTTATTAAAAAGGATCAGCGGTTTCCGAATCTGAAGACGGAAGACAAACGCCGTTACGCTCCGCTCGCTGAAGCTTGCCTGAATCAACCCGGCATCCTGGATTTTCTGCGCGAAATGAAACAGGAGGTACTGGAGCCGCGCAATGTAATGACCGTCGCGGAGGCGCCCGGCGTTCCGATTGAACAGATTCATGATTATGTGGATGAGCAGAGCGGCGTATTTAATATGATTTTTCAATTTGATCATGTGGATCTGGATGTCAAACCGGCGGCCAAAGGAATCTACCATCCCTGGAAGCTGACGGAGTTCAAGCACGCCCTGTCCAAATGGCAGACGGAAACGGAGGGTAAGGGATGGATGGCGCTGTTCATGGAGAATCATGACCATGTCCGTTCGGTTTCCAAATTCGGCAGCGACGGGCGCTACCGCGAGGAATCGGCCAAGATGCTGGCCGCCTACTATTTTCTGATGCGGGGAACTCCTTTTATCTACCAGGGGCAGGAGATTGGGATGACCAATTATTCCTTTGATTCGATAGAGGAGTACCGGGATATTGAAAGCATTAACTTTCACGCTTACGAAAAGGCACTTGGGCGGCCTGAAACGGACATCCTGAACCATCTGGCGAAGAGAAGCCGGGATCAGGGGCGCATGCCGATGCAGTGGAGTTCGGGGCCGCAGGCCGGATTTACATCCGGGGAGCCGTGGCTGTCTTTGAATCCGAACTATACGTCGATCAATGTGGACCAGTCGCTGCGTGACGAGCAATCGATTCTGCATTTCTACCGGAAGCTGATCCGGCTGCGCCGCGAGAATAAAGCGCTGATTTACGGCGGCTATCGGGAGATTTATAAGGATTCCGAGGAGATCGGCGGCTATGTCCGGAGCTTGGGTAATGAGGAGTGGACGGTATTATGCAATTTTTCGGACAAGAGCCTTGCGTTTGCCGAACCAGCCATCGGCCGGGTTATTTTGTCCAATCTGAAAGAACATCAGGAATGCGTGCTGAAGCCCTATGAGGCTTTGATATGCAAGGCGGAACGGGGCTAA
- a CDS encoding YdeI/OmpD-associated family protein: MNSKNSVIAKLNLNKYPSKLILNKPEDIDDFNELDYDSAFSKEKYDLIFIFVFNLEQFGHHLQSVIEQQALNDDGYLYFAYPKKNNPQYEEFIERDSIIAELPVDEDGVVRNSRLKFSRMVSLNEVFTIVGLKSQAASKKRTAGAKSSQCVDDYIDHISGIRLYLESDQEVLAVYNQLTPGYQKDWARYVYSAKRSETQEKRLGEMKEILAQGYKSIDLYRRREQ; the protein is encoded by the coding sequence ATGAATTCGAAGAACAGCGTCATTGCAAAATTGAATCTAAACAAATATCCCTCAAAGCTGATCCTGAACAAACCGGAAGACATTGATGATTTCAATGAGCTTGATTATGATTCGGCTTTCTCCAAAGAGAAGTATGATCTGATTTTTATTTTTGTGTTTAATCTTGAGCAATTTGGCCATCACCTGCAGAGCGTTATTGAGCAGCAGGCGTTGAATGATGACGGATATTTGTACTTCGCCTATCCCAAAAAGAATAATCCGCAGTATGAGGAATTCATTGAGCGGGATAGCATTATAGCTGAACTCCCCGTGGACGAGGACGGGGTTGTGCGGAACAGCCGCCTGAAATTTTCGAGGATGGTCAGTCTGAATGAGGTGTTCACGATTGTAGGCCTGAAGTCGCAGGCTGCAAGCAAGAAGCGAACAGCTGGCGCCAAGAGCAGCCAATGCGTCGACGATTATATCGATCACATTTCGGGCATCCGGCTGTATTTGGAGAGCGATCAGGAAGTGCTGGCCGTCTACAATCAATTAACCCCCGGCTACCAGAAGGATTGGGCCCGTTATGTGTACAGCGCGAAGAGAAGCGAGACGCAGGAGAAACGATTGGGCGAGATGAAAGAGATTCTGGCTCAAGGCTACAAGTCGATCGATTTGTACAGAAGAAGAGAGCAGTAA
- a CDS encoding pyridoxamine 5'-phosphate oxidase family protein: MSVEAKDQIVKYLNDTRFVVLATVNKDQSPVLRSLGSFAADGYTIYFSTQKDSKKVEQIKENPQIVLFFQHENQELSGFVNISVHGTAEALAEPAEIDRATEQLGSRNPRFKERADKGLLQNTAFYKVDARELKVLDFSKGTGADATQVIAV; encoded by the coding sequence ATGAGCGTAGAAGCTAAAGATCAGATTGTGAAATATTTAAATGATACCCGGTTTGTCGTATTGGCGACGGTTAATAAGGATCAATCTCCAGTGCTGAGAAGTCTGGGTTCGTTTGCTGCCGACGGGTATACGATTTATTTTTCAACCCAGAAGGACAGCAAGAAGGTGGAGCAGATTAAGGAGAATCCGCAGATCGTTCTCTTCTTCCAGCACGAGAATCAGGAGCTGTCCGGCTTTGTAAATATTTCCGTGCACGGAACAGCCGAAGCGCTGGCCGAGCCGGCCGAGATCGATCGGGCGACTGAGCAGCTGGGCAGCCGCAACCCGCGGTTTAAAGAGAGAGCGGATAAGGGCCTGCTTCAGAATACGGCTTTCTATAAGGTCGATGCCCGGGAACTGAAGGTGCTGGATTTCTCCAAGGGAACCGGAGCGGACGCTACCCAGGTCATCGCGGTTTGA